The nucleotide sequence AGTCTGCTGCTGGCCAGCGCTTCAGGAACCCGGCCAAAAGTCTGGGGTCCTGTCTCCCCGGAAAATGCATACCAGCGCAACAGGGGTTGCTGCCGGAAGTCATAGCCGCCGGGCGGCTCTTCGGGTATCTCGGTGGGTATGTAGTCGCGGGGCCAGCAGGCGAGAATCCTGTTCTCCCATTCAGGGGTCACTGTGTTTCGCGTCGTTAAAGCGCCGTTAAACGATTCGGTGAGCAGTTCCAGCAGCTGAGCCTCGAACCTCTGGGACAGGCCAAGCGGCTGCTGAAGGACTTCTCCAATGAACTCCAGCCACGTCCTGTACTGCTCAGCATTACGGGCCACGCGTGCATTTTAGGCCCCCACGCGTTGGAGCAACACTGGGAAATTCTTCCCGCGGGGGCTCCAGCCATCAGGCGGCCGCGACGTAAAGACCGTCTCCAGACAGCAACCGAGACTTGCCATCAGCTTCGTTCAGGCGCCAACAGGCCCAGCTCGTGTGCTTTTTGAACAGCCATCAGGCGGTCACACACATCCAGCTTGCGGTATACGTGTTCCAAGTGTTTCCCTGCGGTTCTCGGGGAAATGCTGAGCCGTCTGGCCAGACCTTCCGCGGTTAGGCCCGTGCTCAGCAGGGTCAGTATCGTCGTTTCGCGCGCCGTCAAACCCTGGCTCGAGCCGTCCCGGAGCGCCCCGCCGTTCGCTGTGACGACGTCGAAGTGATGGGCAAGGCCGGTCAGAACTGGTTGAAGCAGGGCGGCCAAGGCTAGCTCTTGGTCTGTGAAGTCCCGGTCAGGGCGGTGAATGAGGTAGGCGTGATGGTCGCCGTCGGGAAGCTTTAGCGGGATGGACAACTGGTGGTTCAACCCCCAGGGCCGGCCAATGTCCTCCCACGCGCGCTTGAGCCTGCTGCCGGCAAGCGCGTCAGGAACTCGCCCAATTGTTTGAGGGTCGGCATGCTTAGTGAACACAAACCAGCGCAACAGGGGCTGCTGATTCATTGCATAGTCACCCGGTGGCTCGTTGGGCACG is from Arthrobacter sp. QXT-31 and encodes:
- a CDS encoding response regulator transcription factor, whose product is MNQQPLLRWFVFTKHADPQTIGRVPDALAGSRLKRAWEDIGRPWGLNHQLSIPLKLPDGDHHAYLIHRPDRDFTDQELALAALLQPVLTGLAHHFDVVTANGGALRDGSSQGLTARETTILTLLSTGLTAEGLARRLSISPRTAGKHLEHVYRKLDVCDRLMAVQKAHELGLLAPERS